In one Melopsittacus undulatus isolate bMelUnd1 chromosome 4, bMelUnd1.mat.Z, whole genome shotgun sequence genomic region, the following are encoded:
- the CLEC14A gene encoding C-type lectin domain family 14 member A, which yields MPRSTPAPDMFPPAGPGEGRGSGNCAGAGRHWQPGPARAGAELRHSCRGCQVWCCLAALCSARMRRPGPWCLLLAAACALARPSQSPRAAVRCQATGTCFSAHLVNASYTDARAACGGRRGSLAWLSNELELRLLLGLLADAAAGSAPSLFWVGLKRGASACTDAGQPLRGFSWEGTGGEAAPQEVPAALGRWVKEPVRSCLAVRCAGLHLAAAAPDGGPSWGWKERFCQRESQGYVCKYLYEGACPDLSPTDALGLDYSLPFGESSVGPGFSPPGTVLTVVCSGGEVRLICRPQRGGFAWQGADGPLCPCPIHHRRPATGQCSQTAGCRDAAGGFSCACTTGGLEGTLCAATGGAPTTAGGPAEPPGAGADERRPHAATPGGSAGPPAAPTAASDGEKTDAALPSSSSNYVFILVTVAVVVLIVLIMTLLGVFKLCFNKKSEGRGDKEPPETGSKAAAGSGEPSEAAVGE from the coding sequence ATGCCGAGGTCAACCCCGGCTCCCGACATGTTTCCTCCGGCAGGCCCGGGGGAGGGCCGTGGGAGCGGGAACTGCGCTGGGGCGGGACGGCACTGGCAGCCGGGACCAGCCCGAGCCGGGGCCGAGCTCCGCCACAGCTGTCGGGGCTGCCAAGTGTGGTGCTGCCTCGCCGCCCTCTGCTCCGCCAGGATGAGGCGGCCAGGGCCCTGGTGCCTACTCCTGGCCGCGGCCTGCGCCCTGGCCCGGCCCTCGCAGTCACCGCGGGCCGCCGTGCGCTGCCAGGCCACCGGTACCTGCTTCAGCGCCCATCTCGTCAACGCCTCGTACACTGATGCCCGCGCCGCCtgcggcgggcggcggggcaGCCTGGCCTGGCTCAGCAACGAGCTGGAGCTACGCCTGCTGCTGGGGTTGCTGGCGGATGCGGCGGCGGGGTCCGCGCCCTCGCTCTTCTGGGTCGGGCTCAAGAGGGGCGCCTCCGCCTGCACCGACGCAGGGCAGCCGCTCCGTGGCTTCTCCTGGGAGGGCACAGGCGGCGAGGCGGCCCCGCAGGAGGTGCCGGCGGCGCTCGGACGGTGGGTGAAGGAGCCCGTGCGGTCCTGCCTCGCTGTCCGTTGCGCCGGGCTGCACCTAGCGGCGGCTGCCCCCGACGGCGGCCCGAGCTGGGGATGGAAGGAGCGGTTCTGCCAGCGGGAGAGCCAGGGCTACGTCTGCAAGTACCTGTACGAGGGCGCCTGCCCTGACCTCAGCCCAACGGACGCACTCGGCCTCGACTACAGCCTCCCCTTCGGGGAGAGCAGCGTCGGCCCCGGCTTCAGCCCACCGGGCACCGTGCTCACCGTGGTGTGTTCCGGTGGGGAGGTGCGGCTCATCTGCAGGCCCCAGCGGGGCGGCTTCGCCTGGCAGGGGGCAGACGGgcccctctgcccctgccctaTCCATCACCGGCGCCCCGCTACTGGGCAATGCTCCCAGACCGCCGGGTGCCGCGATGCTGCCGGCGGCTTCTCCTGTGCCTGTACCACGGGCGGGCTGGAAGGAACGCTTTGTGCGGCCACGGGGGGGGCTCCCACCACTGCGGGCGGCCCTGCGGAGCCGCCGGGTGCTGGGGCGGACGAGCGCCGCCCTCATGCCGCGACACCCGGCGGCTCCGCGGGACCGCCCGCCGCCCCCACTGCAGCCTCAGACGGGGAGAAGACAGATGCTGccctgccctcttcctcctccaacTACGTTTTCATCCTGGTGACGGTCGCTGTGGTGGTGCTGATCGTCCTGATCATGACCCTCCTGGGGGTCTTCAAGCTCTGCTTCAACAAGAAATCCGAGGGCCGAGGGGACAAAGAGCCGCCGGAGACTGGCAGCAAGGCCGCGGCGGGCTCCGGGGAGCCAAGCGAAGCAGCGGTCGGCGAGTAG